Below is a genomic region from Nerophis ophidion isolate RoL-2023_Sa unplaced genomic scaffold, RoL_Noph_v1.0 HiC_scaffold_376, whole genome shotgun sequence.
aaaacttgttttttaAGGTATTCTAAAATTACTTTTTTCTGACAAGTGACATCATCCAGCCCAAACAAACCTCTCAAAATCTACCTAAACTTGTCATTAGCGTTTCCGCTatacgtttgtgctgcaaaaaatgttttgatttagTTTAAATGTTATtcttgttttattgttcataacaAGCctcataacataaaaactataatagttagacaacatattttgcagcacaaacaaatgggtcAAGTTTGgggatatttttaaaaattgggCAGGGCTGGTTATTAATTATAAAACGTTAAtagcataaaaactatagtagttaataacaaaaaactataatagttagaaaaactatttttGCAGCGCAAATGTAGTTGTTGTTTGGGACAAGTCtgtggagattttgacaaggtggggggggactggttatgaataataacacattaataaaataaaacccATAATAGTTAATACATTAAGATAAAAACTATATTAGTTAGACAAAAAAAAGTGTGGAGCACAAAcgaatgggacaagtttgggaaGATTTTGACGAGGTGGGGGGATTGGTTATGAATAAAAacgcattaacaaaataaaacccaTAATAGTTAATAAATTAACATAATGACTATAATAGTTAGACAAAAAAATTTGTGCAGCACAACtgaatgggacaagtttggggaaatTTTGACAGCGGGTGGGAAGGGGGGGCTGgttatgaatccatccatccatttcataccgcttgtgccttttggggtcgcggggagtgctggagcctatctcagctgcattcaggtggaaggcggggtccaccctggacaagtcgtcacctcctcacagggccaacacagataaagagacaacattcacactcacattcacacacgagggccaatttagtgttgccaatcaacctaaccccaggtgcatgtctttcgggtgagaggaagccggagggaacccacgcagtcacggggaaaaacacgcaaactccacacagaataatCCCGAGACcgtgattgaactcaggaccttcgtattgtgaggcacatgcattaatccctgttccaccgtgctgccttggTTATGAATCATTAAATGTTAATAACATCAAATCTATAATAGTTTGGACAAAGACATTTTTCAGCACGAACATTGAAAAATCATTGTGGGACAATTTTGGGTTGCCTTCTGACAAGGTGGGGGGACTGGTTATAAATAATAACTCATTAATagaataaaaactataatagttaataggtcagccatccatcttcaaccgcttatccggaatcgggtcatGGGCCCAACAGCTAATAAGTCACATAAAaattttaatatccatccatccatccattttctaccgctcattccctttcgggggtcgcggggggcgctggcgcctatctcagctacaatccggcggaaggcggggtacaccctggacaagtcgccacctcatcgcagggccaacacagatagacagacaacattcatactcacattcacacactagggccaatttagtgttgccaatcaacctatccccaggtgcatgtctttgtaagtgggaggaagccggagtacccggagggaacccacgcattcacgaggagaacatgcaaactccacacagaaagatccctagcctggatttgaacccaggactgcaggaccttcgtattgtgaggcagacgcactaatccctcttccaccgtgaagccccaacacAAACGTAACACAAACAAACAGGACAAGTTTGGAGTGATTTTGGCAAGTTTAAGGGATTGGTTATGAATTAATAATTGGCAATAATAATTGATAACATGATAACTATAaaaaagggcagcacggtggaaacaggggttagcacatgtgcctcacaatacgaaggtcctgatgttgtcctgggttcaatcccgggctcgggatctttctgtgtggagtttgcatgttctccccgtgactgcgggggttccctccgggtactccggcttccttccacttccaaaaacTTGcatttggggataggttgattggcaacactaaattagccctagtgcgtgaatgtgagtgtgaatgttgtctgtgttggccctgtgatgaggtggagacttgtccagggtgtacaccgccttctgcccgaatgcagctgagataggctccagcgaccccgaacgggacaagcggtagaaattggatggatggatggataactataaaatgttaatagcaacaacaacaacaacaacaacaaaaaaaatatatatatatatataaatatgtatgtctgtatattgtagcacaaacaattgggacaggtttgggggagattttgacaagggtGGGTGGACTGGTTGtgaataataacatgttaataatataaaaaactgaattaaaaataacataaaaactataatagttgcacaaaacattttttgcagcacaaacatagaaaaaacgttttgggacaagtttggggagcttttgacaaggtggggggactggttatgaataataatgcattaataaaataaaaaccatAATAGTTACTAAGTTAACATCCAAACTATTATAGTTAGACAAAAATAAATGTGAAGCACAAACGAATGGGACAATTTTGGGAGATATTTTGACAAGGTGGCGGGGACTGGTTACGGATAAAACATAATAACATAAAACCTATAATAGTTTGATAACAACTTTAAAGAACATAAcggcaaaaacaacattttttacaGCACAAACAAATTACAGCTAGTGTTATATTAATATTTGCAATGATGGGGGCGGGGGTCTTCACACATGACAGCTGGGCAGACTTGAGTCTACACTTTACAACCAAATGACATATGTTCCTGTCCAAAAGAATCACTTGGGACAAAACACACGTATAAGCCAACATTATGAACATGCGTTTGTTTACTAAACTAAACGGTTCCTTAGAACGTTTAAGCACAATAAATGTTATTGCACATAAATGTTATAATCGCACCAGAAATGATCGATCAGAGACAAGCGAGCAAAAAGTGTGCGAGAAGAGCAGAGGTCACCATTTTTGCTGCGTTCGCCGTACAACATCTTGCAAAGTTACATATTCATAAAAACACACACGCAGAAATCAAACGTACGGCAAACACATGGTCCCTAAATTACGGAAAAAGTTGAATTTTGAATACGAGCCCTACCGTTTGATCGCCGTACTTTCCTCTCTGTCCTCCATGTTGTCTTCTAACATACTTTTCACTGCGTGTGTTTTCTGGCAtgtcaaaaaaaaacattccagtATGTCAAGTCCACGTCCAATAATCCACTGTTTCCGGTTACACCTTTCAAAAATAAAAGTCAAACTGAACTTGTGTTAGGAATTTCCCAGCCAGCCAACAAGTACACATTTGAAAGATGACAGACTATAAATAGGGCAATAACACTCGTGTGTGTTGGAATACAGCCGGCATTTGGATTTGTTACACGATCCACAACTGTACTATTAATAGTCAGTGTCAACAACAatgcatttacaaataaatacattaatgagATATATTTTATCCAACATTGAAATATAAgttatatcttgtttttttttctgtacgTTTAGATGTAATAAtcatttttaactttattttattctgTAAAGAGAATCCAGTGCGTTTTCCGCTTGATGGGCACCGCCCCCTCGCTTCGGACTGGCAAATATAACTGTTTGTTATGGCGCCCTCAAGCGGTCagctcaactttttttttttacatcactatCTTTTTCTAGATAAAGTTTGTCTTTGGCTTAAAGAAAGACAAAAATTACTGTCAAGTCCTGACAGTTGATGACACCAAATGTAGAATTGACGTGTGATGAGAAACATTCCTTAAACAGATTTGTCTTGTTGAACCACAGATGTCCACAAACTTGACGACAACGCCATTAAAGTAGCACATTCACAAGGATTAATTGGAATTAaaatcagctttattggccaggtatgttatatatatatatatatatatatgcatataaatatatataaatatatatatatatatatatatgcatataaatatatatacatacatatatgtatatgtatgtatgtatgtatatatatatatgtgtatatatatatttgaaatattcaTTTCGAACCTGCACAGTACGacaaaccccttttttttttcctttttttgttaccTTTTGGAAGacatatttatgcaaggcttgaaaaggggttggatgaagcagatacTTATAACATCcaaacccctctcactcattccacatttaacataaacaatataataaaagtacaataccatatatatatatacacacacacacacacatacaaatatatatatatatatatatatatatatatatatatatatatatatatatatatatatatatatatatatatatatgtatgtaaacacacacacacacacagtggggcaaaaaagtatttagtcagccaccgattgtgcaagttctcccacttaaaatgatgaaagaggtctgtaattttcatcataggtacactgcaactgtgagagacagaatgtgaaaaaaaaatccagcaattcacattgtaggaattttaaataatttatttgtaaattatggtggaaaataagtatttggtcaaccattcaaagctctcactgatgaaaggaggttttggctcaaaatctcacgatacatggccccattcattctttccttaacacggatcaatcgtcctgtccccttagcagaaaaacagccccaaagcatgatttttacacccccatgcttcacagtaggtatggtgttcttgggatttaactgagtattcttcttcctccaaacacgacgagttgagtttataccaaaatggacacatggatgatacagcagaggattgggagaatgtcatgtggtcagatgaaaccaaaatataactttttggtaccttggggtacttgaaggtatgctaaggagtacgtgagattaaaaaaaaaaaattctaataacagcaacaatttaaaaatcctttaaaaatatatttattgaataatacttcaacaaaatatgaatgaaagttcataaactgtaaaaaaaaaagaaaaaaaaagattttttgtggacatgttctataaatattgatgttaaagatttcttttttttgtgaagaaatgtttagaattaagttcatgaatccaggtggatctctattacaatccccaaagagggcacttaaaattgatgattacttttatgtataaaaatctttatttataattgaatcacttgtttatttttcaacaagtttttaattttttttatatctttttttccaaacagttcaagaaagaccagtacaaatgagcaatatttttcagttatacaatttaataactcagaaactgatgacattgtggtgtattttacttctttatctctttttttctaccaaaaatgctgtgctctgattagggggtacttgaattaaaaaaatgttcacagggggtacatcactgaaaaaaggttgagaactactggtcTATATTAGGTTACATTGTTAGCGTAACATATCAGCACAGTAATGTTTCCAGGTTAATGTTAGCATACAAAGAAGTGAAAAGCTAGCGTGCCTCTAAGATGGCGAGCTTCTAAGTAACGAAATCCATGATTATTAAGTTAAAAAGTAGGAAATTAACTAAAATGCTAACTtaaaacattagtatgctaagagggaacagctagcatacttttaAAATCAcaccaagtaacaaaatcaaTGATTATCAggttaaaatatataaaacttGTTAAAATGCATGTCAATATATGAATGGCTGGaatacttttaagatggtgccaagtaacaaaatccattattaggttaaaatatacaaaactagtttaaaatgctagcattaaAGTTAGTTTAGTAATGTTTGCATGTAAAAACATGAACCGCTAGCAGACTTTCAAGTAAGGAAAtccattctccatccatccattttctaccgcttgtccctttcattaTAATTAGCTGTGAAGCATAGCTAAAAGATAAAAcggttaacatgctaatgtttacaTGGTGACAGGGGAACAGCTAgcctacttctaagatggcactaaGTGACAAAATCCCAAACTATTAAGTTAAAAAGTACAAAACTATTGTGCTAGCATTAAACGTTTGCATGTTAATTTTTAAATACTGACAGGAGAACAGCCAGCATACTTCTGACATGGCGTCAAGTAAGGAAATCCATGATTGGGTTCAAATCTTATTAGCTGAGATGCTGGTATAAAATGTTCACATGGTGTTTGTATTAGTAGGtccatattttttgttgttgataaaCATAAATTCAGTTCATTTTTGAAACACCATCAATATGTTTAATGGCGATTAATCCACAGTAACTCTGTTTTTCAGCACTAGTAATGATATATTTAGAATATTAATTGACAACTTTTGAATAACTATCAGAGAAAAATGTGGCAAAGGAGGTGACACTTGGCTTGTCTTTattagaaagcaaaaaaaaaaaaaaatcatcaccaCAGGCTGAAATGAAAAGCAGTTTCATCTTTCAACATgtgtcatttttctttttttaggccAAATTCCCATCAAGCTCCAGCAACTTCGTGTTGAGTGAAGTCATGGTGACCACCTAATGGCGGCATGCGGCGGCGACTGGATGGACCGTGGATCGCTTGTGTGCAAATTATTGCAAGAGGCAATTCAGGTGCAACACGAATGAGTGTGATATACACACCATGCTACACCGCTagcgactgtgtgtgtgtgtgtgtgtgtgtgcgcacacgcACCCAGGCTGGTCACATGATTTGGCCTGAGCGTCCatcagaactaaaaaaaaaacgctgccgTACGTTGCCTGAAGGACATTCGGTGTGTTGCTATGTACATGTCCACTTCCTTCCTTCTACTATTTACAGTATAAATTACTACTCCGTCtggtggcaaaataaataactataaatacaGCGGCCGTGGCTTCATGAGGGTAAATAACACTGCAAAGGTCAGGTGCtccaggtgggaggggcttatcgaGAAGGAGGCGGGACGAAGGTGCAGCTATACCACTGTGCCACTCGGAGAGTTGCCGTTGTGCGCGGTCAAGTTCTGAAGCAGAAGATGACAAACAGGAAGTTAGACCGTGCGAGGAGACATCAGCGGTGTGGCGTGCTCGGAACGTACCGCCTTCCCGGGCCGCGCCCACGTGCAGATGAGGCCCTCCTGGCACGCCGTGATGATGCAATCGTCCATGAAGACGAGCACGGTGAGGCGCTCGTGGGCGATCTTCTTGCACACCAGCGGTTCCAGCAGCGGCACCTCGTGCATGCGCGGGCACAGCGTGGTTCCCAGCACCTTGGCGGCGTCCAGGCGGCTTCCCCTGGGCGCCATGTTGATTTTGTCGTTGCTCTTGCTGATGTTGCCCAGGCTGTGGTAGCGCTTGTGCTCCTTCTCCACGCCACCGCCGCCGGACTTGTCCGACTTGCGCTCCTGCAGGGAGAGCGTGGCGAAGCGGCCGATGCTGAACGGCGTGCTGTTCGCTCCGCCGCTGACGACTCCGCCCCCGCCTCCACCGCCGCTGCTCTCCGAGGCACCCTGGCCCTTGGAGACGTTGGCGACCGCAGGGTGGGGCAGCGAGTTGGAGCGTGACAAGGAGCGGGGCAGGGGCAAAGGCAAGGTGGGCGGGTTCGAGGTGCTGATGGTGGCGTTGGGGGGGTGGTGGTGGCCCTCCACGCCGCCACTCCCCCCACCACCTGACGTGCTGTTCACCCCACCACTGTTGGAGTTGGGCAGCGAGGGTCCAAAAGTGTTTGTGAAGGCCCTGGACAGCGGGAGGCGGGGGTAGAGCACGTCATCTGTCAGGTCCCACAGACAGAACTGCGTGTCCTGACCCACAGAACCGAACCTGTAGGTGACCGCCGCCGAGCCCCCACCTTTGGAGCTATGGCGGGAAAGACGTGACAAAGTGCTGCTTGTTCGCACCCGCCCAAAGTGCATGGAGTTgttttgcaccccctggtggagGTCCTCCTCACTGCCACTCAGCTCCATTGGCTCCTCATCCTCCAGCGAGGTGGTGAAGGGGTCAAAGGCCACTACGTTAACCCAGGACTTGTGGCCGTGACCCCGGGCCACCACGCGGCTTTCCGCAAATGACCACACCGTCACAAGGTCGTCCTCGCCGCCCGTGGCCAGGTACTTCCCGTCGGGACTCCACGACACGCACAGCAGGCCGCCGAAGTAGCTCTTCATGACGCCCTGCAGCTCCATGGAGTCGAAGTGGAAGACGCGCAGGCAGCCGTCCTGGCCCACGCACGCCACGTGGACGCCGTCCGGCGAGAAGGCGAACTCGTTGAGGCCTCCCTCGCCCACCGCCCAGCGCAGGAGCGGATTGCGCGGCGTCTTGGTCTTGCAGGCGTAGACGGCGAAGCCCTCACCCTGACGGAGCAATGAGTACTGCGGCGCCGTGGTGCCGCACGGGTGATCCACATTGTAGAGGTAGAGGTGACCGCTGGCGTGCGACGCCAGGAACAGGTTCTCCGATTTAGGCAGCCATTTTAGACACGTCACTTTGGATTTGTCTATCAACCTCTGAGGAGCACAGAAAACAGACATGTCAGCTTCCTGGAGAGAGAGAGCGGACATTTGCTcagagcaggggcgtccaaaatgtggcccgcagcttgtttttttttttattggcaaaTAACACAattcaaagaggaaaaaaaacatcccggATTCGAACATTACACAAAAAAACTAGAATATGGGAGATTTGGTAGAAATTGTACATGAAAGTTGGAATAAGCGACCCGCTGAAATGTGCAAGCTGGACTtatatactaatgttagcatgctacgaCTATAAAGCGTACGCATGCAAAATTAGCTtacaaggttagcatgctaacactttacatgcatcaagtaccaggTCATAAGACTATAAAGCGTACGcacaggatggtctcctgctggccccactatggactggactctcactattatgttagatccgctacggactggactttcacaatattatgctagacccactcaaagtccattgcatccggtctcccctagaggggcgggtggtcacccacatctgcggtcctctccaaggtttctcatagtcattcacattgacatcccactgggttgtgagttttccttgcccttatgtgggctccaacccgaggatgtcgttgtgaatAGTCcagcctttgagacacttgtgatttaggcctatataaataaacattgattgattaattgatggcTTATAAAAAATggcttaaaggtctactgaaacccactactaccgaccacgcagtctgaattGCTAATtaattgcaattataaatttcccgcaatgtgtcctgttgaaaacgtcgcggaatgatgacgcttatgttgacgcgtgcttgtgacgttattggttgtagctgACATCTTATCCAAGCACCACTCAcgactaaaagtcgtccgatttaatcgcataattacacagtattctggacatctgtgtggctgaatcttttgcaatttgttcaattaataatggatactacaaagaagaatgctgttggtggaaagcggtgtatttaggctggctgtagcaacacaaacacagccggtgtttctttgtttgttgtgaagctttaatatggaacagagtggtcaagtgaacatgtttctctaccacatgccaaccggcaggtttcggtgaaaaaactGTGGTAATATCTCGGCTCTCACCGTAAagatgagcggagcttgtgtcgttattcctgcagctgtcaaagaggcagctgcgactttcttggctgctccatggcttccctcagagacactggcggtcaccacacccctccgactttcaggtatgactttataatctcactaaaacactagtaacacaataagcagataagggattttccagaattatccaaataattgtgtctaataacatctgaatcgctcccactgccctgtcttttttttttcttctagtccttcactctcactatcctcatccacaaatctttcatccttgctccaattaatgggaaaattgttgctttctcggtcagaatcgctcgcgctgctggtgtccatgattgtaatcaatgtgcggatgtgaggagccctaacaccggtgacgtcacacgcacatcagcttctacttccggtacaggcaaggtttttttattagcgaccaaaagttgcgaactttatcgtcgatgttctctactaaatcattttagcaaaaatatggcaatatcgcgaaatgatcaagtatgacacatagaatggacccgctatccccgtttaaaagagaaaatctcatttctgtaggcctttaaatggttagcatgctaacacttgtcatgtatcaagtaccaagtcatacgATTGTAAAGCgtacgcatgtaaaattagcttGAAAGGTTACTATGCTAACACTTGGCATGTATCTAATACCAAATCATACGACTATGAAGCGTACGCATGAAAAATTAGCAtacaaggttagcatgctaacaattaacatGTATCAAATACCAAGTCATAAGATAATGAAGCGTACGCATGTGAAATGAGCATACAAGGTTAGAATGCCAACAATtaacatgtatcaagtaccaggTTATATGAGCCTGAGGCATTCGGCtgcaaaactggctaaaaaagttagcatgctaatgttagtaatgctgctgaggctgagccaatcagaggccaTGATACTGAACAGCGTGTGGTCTGATTGTTTTGGACTCGTCTCATGGCCAATACTCCTGTAgttcatgtatccatttttatGCTTGAGGAAACAAAATTTAGGGCAACATTATGTATAATATGTTGTGTTGATATATTTTGATCGACCTAAATATTATTggttttaatgtacaaaatgtatcaaagtggccccCGCATACTTCGATTTTTATCTGTGGCACCCtcgctggaaaaagtttggacacccctggtgtagagaaaTACAGTTGTACCTCCTCGTTGAAGAGTTTACTGGTCTCCTTCTTGATGGGGTCCAGATACTGGACCTGCCCGGCTGAGAAGCCCACGATGAGAGCCACGCTCTCGGCCGATGCGGAGTGCTGGTTGAAGTCGTGACACGTGGGCTGAGTGCCTTTGTAGATCCTTTTGTCGATGGGCTTGCTCAGGTCCACAGCCTGCACGCACACCACGGGCCCAGAACCAAAGAACACAAGTTACTCTGGGTTCAATCAATGCGCATACAGTAACACACCTCAAAAGACCTAACTGATGGATTTATGAATCATGTTGTTGCTTATGAAGGAAACATGGCTGCCAGGATTTAACAAAGTATGGGTAGAGATCGGTACTGTACACATTTGAACCGTTACGGCACCAATTttcggtacctgggaatcgataccggcaTTTAATGGTAACAATTTTTGGTACATTTATGGTAATTGTTTGAtgataaaattgtatttttaatgtaacatAGCAACCAGGAGAAAGGTTGATAGGcaacaacactaaatggtccatagtgtgtgaatgtgagtgttaatgttgtctgtccatctgtgttggccctgtgatgagatggcgacttgtttagggtgtaccccgcctcccgcccgaatgcagctgagataggctccagcaccccccgcgaacataagggacaagcggtagaaaatggaaggatgaataaaaaaatgaGCCGTTTATGATAACTGCTGTTCTGTTATTGTATCTTGTTTTCTGATTAAATTGGTCTTGTTTgcattagatggcagtactgtataGGCTACCCATGAAGTAGCTTTTTACACAAAactgaatgtgttatgttgcacCCCACAAAGGGTTTAAACTGTAAGCATTGTGCTTATTACACAACAGCTGTTTGGTagtaacattcatcttagttgtcGTTTCCTTTACTAATTTTGGTGGTATTGAAATCggcatgtaaaatcactaatcaACTACAAggcacctgctcagtggcctggtggttagagtgtccgccctgagatcggtaggtcgtgagttcaaaccaaagactataaaaatgggaaccctttacctccctgcttggcaatcagcatcaagggttagaattgggggttaaatcaccaacatttTTTGGAgcgtggccaccgttgctgctcactgctccccacacctcccaggaaggtggaacaaggggatgggtcaaatgcagaggctaatttcaccacacttaatgtgtgtgtgactatcagtggtactttatctttaatgCTAAGAGTA
It encodes:
- the LOC133548064 gene encoding WD repeat-containing protein 20-like, yielding LVFFGSGPVVCVQAVDLSKPIDKRIYKGTQPTCHDFNQHSASAESVALIVGFSAGQVQYLDPIKKETSKLFNEERLIDKSKVTCLKWLPKSENLFLASHASGHLYLYNVDHPCGTTAPQYSLLRQGEGFAVYACKTKTPRNPLLRWAVGEGGLNEFAFSPDGVHVACVGQDGCLRVFHFDSMELQGVMKSYFGGLLCVSWSPDGKYLATGGEDDLVTVWSFAESRVVARGHGHKSWVNVVAFDPFTTSLEDEEPMELSGSEEDLHQGVQNNSMHFGRVRTSSTLSRLSRHSSKGGGSAAVTYRFGSVGQDTQFCLWDLTDDVLYPRLPLSRAFTNTFGPSLPNSNSGGVNSTSGGGGSGGVEGHHHPPNATISTSNPPTLPLPLPRSLSRSNSLPHPAVANVSKGQGASESSGGGGGGGVVSGGANSTPFSIGRFATLSLQERKSDKSGGGGVEKEHKRYHSLGNISKSNDKINMAPRGSRLDAAKVLGTTLCPRMHEVPLLEPLVCKKIAHERLTVLVFMDDCIITACQEGLICTWARPGKANLTAHNGNSPSGTVV